From a single Lactococcus allomyrinae genomic region:
- a CDS encoding ABC-F family ATP-binding cassette domain-containing protein, whose product MLTVSDISLQFSDRKLFDEVNIKFTSGNCYGLIGANGAGKSTFLKILDGEIQPTTGHISMGPNERMSVLRQNHYDYEDQTPLDVVMMGNEKLFAINQEKNAIYMNPDATDDDFMRAAELEAEFGEMGGYEAESEAAKLLQNLGIKTEQHMDSMANLTSGEHVKVLLAKALFGKPDVLLLDEPTNGLDIQAIAWLEEFLINFENTVIVVSHDRHFLNNVCTYMADLDYGKIKLYPGNYDFWKESSELALRLQGDANRKAEEKIAELKEFIARFSANASKSKQATSRKKMLDKIEVEEFVPSSRKYPFVGFEQEREIGNDLLRVDNLSVAIDGEIILENISFILAPGDKTVFIGQNDIQQTTLIRALMGDIEDNWTVDGEIKWGVTTSRSYLPKDNTKDFASTDSILDWLRQFVLTKEEDDNTYLRGFLGRMLFKGEESLKSVNVLSGGEKVRVMLSKMMLQRANVLVLDDPTNHLDLESISALNDGLKAFKGSILFASHDHEFINTIANHIVVLSKSGVIDRIGETYDDYLSNDEVQAKVKALWAD is encoded by the coding sequence ATGCTTACAGTATCTGATATCTCTCTACAATTTTCTGACCGTAAACTCTTTGATGAAGTCAATATCAAGTTTACATCTGGCAACTGCTATGGTTTGATTGGTGCAAATGGTGCAGGAAAATCAACATTTTTGAAAATCTTAGATGGTGAAATCCAACCGACAACAGGTCATATCTCAATGGGACCAAATGAACGGATGTCCGTACTACGACAAAACCATTACGACTATGAAGACCAAACACCACTTGATGTTGTAATGATGGGAAATGAAAAACTTTTTGCCATCAATCAAGAAAAAAATGCCATCTACATGAATCCTGATGCAACGGATGATGATTTCATGCGCGCAGCTGAACTCGAGGCAGAGTTTGGCGAAATGGGTGGCTACGAAGCAGAGTCTGAAGCTGCAAAACTGCTACAAAACTTGGGTATTAAGACTGAGCAACACATGGACAGTATGGCAAACTTAACTTCTGGCGAACACGTCAAAGTCTTGCTGGCTAAAGCTTTATTTGGTAAACCAGACGTTTTACTTTTGGACGAACCAACTAATGGACTTGATATTCAAGCCATCGCTTGGTTAGAAGAATTTTTGATTAACTTTGAAAATACCGTTATCGTTGTTTCTCATGACCGCCACTTTTTAAATAATGTTTGTACTTATATGGCTGACCTTGACTATGGTAAAATCAAACTTTACCCAGGAAACTATGATTTTTGGAAAGAGTCATCTGAGTTAGCTTTGCGCTTGCAAGGTGATGCCAACCGCAAAGCAGAGGAAAAAATCGCTGAACTTAAAGAATTTATCGCGCGATTCTCTGCCAATGCTTCCAAATCTAAACAGGCAACTTCACGTAAGAAAATGCTGGATAAAATCGAAGTTGAAGAATTTGTCCCCTCTTCACGTAAATACCCATTTGTCGGTTTTGAACAAGAACGTGAAATCGGAAATGACCTTTTACGTGTAGATAACCTTTCAGTTGCTATTGATGGTGAAATCATTTTGGAAAATATTTCATTTATCTTGGCGCCTGGTGATAAGACAGTCTTTATCGGACAAAATGATATTCAACAAACGACATTGATTCGTGCTTTGATGGGCGACATTGAGGATAACTGGACGGTTGACGGTGAGATTAAATGGGGCGTAACGACTTCTCGCTCATATTTGCCAAAAGATAATACGAAAGACTTTGCTTCTACTGACAGTATCTTGGATTGGCTCCGTCAGTTCGTTTTGACTAAGGAAGAAGACGACAATACTTATCTGCGCGGTTTCCTTGGACGGATGCTTTTCAAAGGTGAGGAATCTTTGAAATCGGTCAATGTCCTCTCAGGTGGAGAAAAAGTCCGTGTCATGCTTTCAAAAATGATGCTTCAACGTGCTAATGTGCTGGTACTTGATGACCCAACTAATCACTTGGATTTGGAGTCTATCTCTGCACTCAATGATGGTCTGAAGGCTTTCAAAGGCAGTATTCTTTTTGCCTCACATGACCATGAGTTTATCAATACGATTGCAAATCATATCGTTGTCCTCAGCAAATCTGGTGTTATTGACCGCATTGGTGAAACTTATGATGATTATCTTTCTAATGATGAAGTGCAAGCAAAAGTTAAAGCACTTTGGGCTGATTAA
- the plsX gene encoding phosphate acyltransferase PlsX → MKIAIDAMGGDFAPENIVKGVNLAKKEFSDVTFQLYGNGEKIRQFLDDETNIEIIETTEVIDFHDDPVTAIKSKKDSSLVRAVTAVKKGEADAVLSAGSTGALLTAGLLLVKRIKQVSRPALMSTLPTSDGRGFEMLDLGANTENTAQHLVDFAILGSYYAENVRGITKPKVALLSNGTEESKGSPSVKEAHELLSNMSEINFIGNIESRDILTGGADVVVADGFTGNAVLKAIEGTASVLMKQIKAAIMEGSFTTKIGGALIKKPLSGLKDMMSTDAAGGAAFVGLKAPVIKAHGNSSEIAILSALRQIHKMLETDVTGKLVEHFENMEN, encoded by the coding sequence ATGAAAATTGCAATCGATGCGATGGGAGGAGATTTCGCTCCTGAAAATATCGTAAAAGGTGTTAATCTTGCTAAAAAAGAATTTTCCGACGTAACTTTTCAGCTTTATGGTAACGGAGAAAAAATTCGTCAATTTTTAGATGATGAAACAAATATAGAAATCATAGAAACTACTGAAGTCATTGATTTTCACGATGATCCAGTAACCGCAATTAAATCTAAAAAAGATAGTTCCCTCGTTCGAGCAGTGACAGCTGTTAAAAAAGGAGAGGCTGATGCTGTTTTATCTGCTGGATCGACCGGCGCACTTTTGACTGCAGGTCTGCTTTTGGTCAAGAGAATCAAGCAAGTTTCACGTCCTGCGCTCATGTCTACTTTACCAACAAGCGACGGGCGTGGCTTTGAGATGCTTGACCTCGGTGCCAATACTGAAAACACGGCGCAGCATTTAGTTGATTTCGCAATTTTAGGTTCTTACTACGCTGAAAATGTCCGAGGAATAACAAAACCAAAAGTAGCCTTACTTTCTAACGGTACAGAGGAGTCAAAGGGTTCACCAAGCGTCAAAGAAGCACATGAGCTCTTATCTAATATGTCTGAAATCAACTTTATCGGAAATATTGAATCACGTGATATTCTCACTGGAGGTGCTGATGTCGTTGTAGCTGATGGTTTCACGGGAAACGCTGTACTTAAAGCAATTGAAGGTACAGCAAGCGTTCTTATGAAACAGATTAAAGCAGCAATTATGGAAGGAAGTTTCACGACAAAAATCGGTGGTGCTTTAATCAAAAAACCTCTCTCTGGACTCAAAGACATGATGAGCACAGATGCTGCTGGAGGTGCAGCTTTTGTCGGCTTAAAAGCACCTGTTATCAAAGCACATGGCAACTCAAGCGAAATCGCTATATTATCTGCGCTGAGACAAATTCACAAAATGTTAGAAACAGATGTGACTGGCAAGCTCGTTGAACATTTCGAAAATATGGAAAATTAA
- a CDS encoding NUDIX hydrolase, which produces MIITENFDIYNAQKLKTGKIGTRGIPLGDGQFRFVVRVIIFSQTGDKVLIQQRQVTKSSFPHFWDFTASGGVQAGELFHEAATRELLEETGIFHDFSNVPSRLTIQFYEGWSEIFIIQKNIPLKDLKLQKSEVSAMQWVSEDELNALIDEGKFIPFHYAKHIFDYIRFNGETSFVEN; this is translated from the coding sequence GTGATTATTACGGAAAACTTTGATATTTATAATGCCCAAAAACTAAAGACAGGAAAAATCGGAACACGCGGAATCCCTCTAGGAGATGGTCAATTTCGCTTTGTTGTTCGTGTTATTATTTTTAGTCAAACTGGTGATAAAGTGCTTATTCAACAACGCCAGGTGACAAAGTCAAGTTTTCCTCACTTCTGGGACTTTACGGCTAGCGGTGGAGTACAGGCTGGGGAGCTTTTCCATGAAGCTGCTACTCGAGAACTTCTAGAAGAAACAGGAATTTTCCATGACTTTTCAAATGTACCAAGTCGTCTAACAATCCAGTTCTATGAAGGTTGGAGTGAAATTTTTATCATTCAAAAAAATATACCGCTCAAAGATTTAAAACTTCAAAAATCAGAAGTTTCTGCGATGCAGTGGGTATCCGAAGACGAATTAAATGCATTGATTGATGAGGGGAAATTTATTCCTTTTCACTATGCAAAACACATTTTTGATTATATTAGATTTAATGGTGAAACTTCATTTGTAGAAAATTAA
- a CDS encoding DUF2391 family protein, whose product MRRNFYIVICILYIPMMFINVNLKSFWWLSLIGVALLVVAMIIFERKFTDEQTLRKKTKWRHYFLTWFLTVLGVTFLISAVSYFIHFDWYRWFQPLFYALIAIGLAYSSRFEK is encoded by the coding sequence ATGCGCAGAAATTTTTATATTGTGATTTGCATTTTATATATTCCAATGATGTTCATCAATGTTAACTTAAAATCATTTTGGTGGTTGTCGCTGATAGGAGTAGCTTTACTTGTTGTGGCAATGATTATTTTTGAGCGTAAATTTACTGACGAGCAGACACTAAGGAAGAAAACGAAATGGCGTCACTATTTTCTCACTTGGTTTTTGACAGTTTTGGGGGTAACTTTCTTGATTTCAGCGGTAAGTTATTTCATTCATTTTGACTGGTATCGCTGGTTTCAACCTTTATTTTATGCGCTTATTGCGATCGGTCTAGCTTACAGCTCACGATTTGAAAAATGA
- a CDS encoding protein BatD — protein sequence MMTKKEYTFWLLSSIAMFLAIPFFLFPYRFQGWAFLFFMIGGILMFFIKDKSAPIKPLPNRFWQKRWFWACIFIPLILLVGIFCWGKVSNPPYFLIILCLEYPIMGYFQTKYDWRRKS from the coding sequence ATGATGACAAAAAAAGAGTACACTTTTTGGCTATTAAGTAGCATTGCAATGTTTCTTGCAATACCTTTTTTCTTGTTCCCTTACAGATTTCAAGGATGGGCATTTTTATTTTTTATGATTGGTGGAATTTTGATGTTTTTTATCAAAGATAAGTCAGCACCAATTAAGCCCTTGCCAAATAGATTTTGGCAAAAGCGATGGTTTTGGGCGTGTATATTTATTCCTCTTATTTTGTTAGTGGGAATATTTTGTTGGGGAAAGGTTAGTAATCCTCCTTATTTTCTAATTATTCTCTGTCTTGAATATCCAATTATGGGCTATTTCCAAACTAAGTATGACTGGAGAAGAAAAAGTTAA
- a CDS encoding APC family permease, producing MKETKLLSPTAIFLLGINSIIGSGIFLLAGKIYQDAGTLSLLAILFAGLSIFVIAFSYANMSKIYPENGGAFVYAKETFGRFPGFVIGSITWLLGVVTLATEVSALLTALKMIFPNLATRPIGLLVILLLGVISYFGTSIIAGLDNITSFVKLLIVVVFVGTCVWLVRGENFTTLSVLTESSSAGHHAVSGFLSAYGTIFFFFTGFSFLPVNAEKMKNPAKNLPKMMAIVMLTCITVYLVIQTITIGSLGANLPATIVPAATAFSKVVGGIGIPLFVIAICVSIFGVIVATTFNTPTILASLAESHEDVPMIVAKTNHFGTATWAIFLTTLGAMGLFLSGNYVFLSGLTVFMSFVQYLSTGLANIKKKFVWIGVGTVIFSLVLLTSFTLNVLLFGVSILLLLVVIYFIVKLDDEEREKWLQERGKNHG from the coding sequence ATGAAAGAAACTAAACTACTTTCACCTACTGCCATTTTTTTACTCGGAATTAATTCTATTATTGGTTCGGGTATTTTCTTGCTTGCTGGGAAGATTTATCAAGATGCTGGGACACTTAGTTTACTTGCGATATTATTTGCTGGTTTATCTATCTTTGTGATTGCCTTTTCTTATGCAAACATGAGTAAAATTTATCCTGAAAATGGTGGTGCTTTTGTCTATGCGAAGGAAACTTTTGGACGTTTTCCAGGTTTCGTGATAGGGAGTATTACTTGGCTTTTGGGTGTGGTCACATTGGCAACTGAAGTGTCAGCTTTACTTACGGCATTAAAGATGATTTTTCCAAATCTTGCAACACGGCCCATAGGACTTTTGGTTATTTTATTGTTAGGGGTTATTTCGTATTTTGGAACATCAATTATTGCGGGTTTGGACAATATTACCTCTTTTGTCAAACTTTTGATTGTTGTGGTTTTTGTTGGGACTTGTGTTTGGTTGGTGCGTGGTGAGAATTTTACTACGCTGTCAGTACTGACAGAAAGTTCGTCAGCAGGTCATCATGCTGTCAGTGGTTTTTTATCAGCTTATGGGACAATTTTCTTCTTTTTCACCGGTTTTTCGTTTTTACCAGTCAATGCTGAGAAGATGAAAAATCCGGCTAAGAATTTGCCTAAAATGATGGCTATTGTGATGCTGACGTGTATTACAGTGTATCTGGTGATTCAGACGATAACAATTGGTAGTCTTGGAGCGAATCTTCCTGCAACGATTGTGCCAGCTGCAACAGCTTTTAGTAAAGTGGTTGGTGGTATTGGAATTCCTTTGTTTGTTATTGCAATATGTGTTTCTATCTTTGGGGTAATTGTGGCAACAACGTTTAATACTCCAACAATTCTTGCCAGTTTAGCTGAGTCGCATGAAGATGTGCCGATGATTGTGGCTAAAACGAATCATTTTGGAACAGCGACTTGGGCAATTTTCTTAACTACATTGGGTGCAATGGGGCTTTTTCTCAGTGGAAATTATGTCTTTCTTAGTGGATTGACTGTTTTTATGAGTTTTGTTCAATATTTATCAACTGGTCTTGCAAATATTAAGAAAAAATTTGTTTGGATAGGTGTTGGTACAGTGATTTTTTCATTGGTTCTGTTGACAAGTTTCACGCTTAATGTGCTTTTATTTGGTGTGAGCATTCTCCTATTACTTGTTGTGATTTATTTCATTGTTAAATTGGACGATGAGGAAAGGGAAAAATGGTTGCAGGAAAGAGGGAAAAATCATGGTTAG
- a CDS encoding TMEM175 family protein produces the protein MVSKSRLGGFVDGIVAVVMTIMLLEFRIPESGLLMDFLRNNLVYMIAYILSFIYVTTSWFNQQYMLTNAERVTRKIYISTMLWILSLSLLPVLAAWTGRTIDLFDRLGSTAPKTPALLFMAMIGLWGLAYVQMSKAYILDNPAHVAEKIKAMEVLHVLNHPIWILVIFLAMVVTYFYPPFVLIYTAGEMIWSMLHSKNEQR, from the coding sequence ATGGTTAGTAAATCACGTCTAGGAGGTTTTGTGGATGGGATTGTCGCAGTTGTCATGACAATCATGTTGTTGGAATTTCGGATTCCAGAAAGTGGTTTGCTCATGGATTTTTTGCGCAATAATCTTGTTTATATGATTGCCTATATTTTGAGTTTTATCTATGTAACGACTTCGTGGTTTAATCAGCAGTATATGTTAACGAATGCTGAACGTGTGACACGAAAGATTTATATTTCTACGATGTTATGGATTTTGTCGTTATCGTTGTTGCCTGTGCTTGCAGCTTGGACAGGTCGTACGATTGACCTATTTGACCGTCTTGGAAGTACAGCTCCCAAAACGCCTGCTTTATTGTTTATGGCAATGATTGGACTGTGGGGGCTAGCTTATGTACAGATGAGCAAAGCTTATATTTTGGACAATCCAGCTCATGTTGCAGAAAAAATCAAAGCAATGGAAGTTTTGCACGTACTCAATCATCCAATCTGGATTTTAGTTATTTTTTTAGCGATGGTGGTAACGTATTTTTATCCTCCTTTTGTTCTTATTTACACGGCAGGAGAGATGATTTGGTCAATGCTACATTCAAAAAATGAGCAAAGATAG
- a CDS encoding Cof-type HAD-IIB family hydrolase, with the protein MTKELKLFATDMDGTFLRSDRAYNRDKLATVLEQFDQLGWIFCASSGRQLLALEELFDGFTDKMAFVAENGGVVSYKNQMISAQTFSTSQIDSIIDLLRRMPLSPDGDFLISGLKGAYSIKGVSDWFFDKAQLYYANCQIVNSLDEIDDTLLKVTTNFPEDKTRECESFITEELPYVRATTTGFTSIDIIPDGISKASGLNALVKHFGWTADNLAAFGDQMNDYEMLEYAGTSYAVSNATKEILTLADNIIGSNDEDAVFTEIERIISGK; encoded by the coding sequence ATGACGAAAGAATTAAAGCTGTTTGCAACAGATATGGATGGAACTTTTTTGCGTTCTGATCGCGCATATAATCGTGATAAACTAGCAACTGTACTTGAACAATTTGACCAATTAGGTTGGATTTTCTGCGCTTCTTCGGGACGACAACTTTTAGCTTTAGAAGAACTCTTTGACGGTTTTACAGATAAAATGGCATTTGTTGCTGAAAATGGTGGCGTGGTTAGCTATAAAAATCAAATGATTTCCGCACAAACATTTTCTACCTCACAAATTGATTCAATCATTGATTTGCTACGCAGAATGCCCTTATCACCTGATGGTGACTTTCTGATTTCTGGACTTAAAGGTGCCTATTCTATCAAAGGTGTATCTGACTGGTTCTTTGATAAGGCTCAACTTTATTATGCTAATTGCCAGATTGTGAATTCCCTTGATGAGATTGACGACACCCTTCTCAAAGTCACCACGAATTTTCCTGAGGATAAGACACGTGAATGTGAAAGTTTTATCACTGAAGAGCTTCCTTACGTCCGTGCAACAACAACAGGTTTTACGAGTATTGATATTATCCCAGATGGAATCAGCAAAGCTTCTGGGCTCAATGCTTTAGTCAAACATTTTGGATGGACAGCAGATAATCTCGCTGCTTTTGGCGACCAAATGAATGACTACGAAATGCTAGAATATGCTGGAACTTCATACGCTGTAAGCAATGCAACTAAGGAAATACTCACTCTTGCTGACAACATCATTGGAAGCAATGATGAAGATGCTGTTTTTACTGAGATTGAGCGTATTATTTCTGGAAAGTAA